The Phaseolus vulgaris cultivar G19833 chromosome 5, P. vulgaris v2.0, whole genome shotgun sequence genomic interval ACAGACAAGAAAGAATGTCTGAGATGGCTAGATGAGCAACCAAGTAGAAGCGTGGTGTATCTGTGTTTCGGAAGCCAAGGATCGTTCTCAGTGTCGCAGTTGGGAGAGATAGCGAAAGGGTTAGAGAGAAGTGGAAAGAGGTTCTTGTGGGTTGTGAAGAAGCCATTGGAAGAAGATGGAGCAAAGCAGGGTCAGGAGTTAGCAAAAACAGGGGATGAATTCGACTTGCCTTCAGTGTTGCCAGATGGGTTCCTGGAGAGGACCAAGGATCGAGGCATGGTGGTCAAAGCCTGGGCCCCGCAGGTGGAGGTGCTGAGTCGCGACTCGGTGGGTGGGTTTGTGAGTCACTGCGGGTGGAACTCGGTGCTGGAAGGGGTGGTGGCGGGGGTGCCAATGGTTGCATGGCCGCTGTATGCAGAGCAGCACGTGAACAGGGAGGTGATGGTGGGGGAGATGAAGGTGGCGGTGGCGGTGAAAGAGAGGGAGGAAGATGGGTTGGTGAGTGGTGAGGAAGTGGAGAAGAGAGTGAGAGAGGTTATGGAGAATAAGAAGATCAGAGAGACAAGTTTGAAGCTCAAACACATGGCTATGGCTGCTGTTTCAGAATTTGGATCCTCAACAACATCACTTGCCAACTTGCTTCATTCATGGATTTAAGGAAAATGTTACCTTAAAATTATTctatttggataaaaaaattattattttttgaattataatattctgtgtattttttttcaatcaattaataaaataaaatgagaccaCAACGaaactattataaaaattttGTAGTAAAGTTATAAAACTAGAACAAGTGGAATGCCACCAATTTATCACTTTAATATTACACCATATAGtttcaatgaataaaaataattttatttttctttgtaataataTGATGGAAGATTATCAACATATATTGgtataaattttatgtttgtaATTGATACATTATTGATATAGTCAATCTTTAGTATTGTAcaatcttttcttcttctttttaccTTATAAAACACGAGGTCaactatttattaaataattgcCTCCTTAGATTCTCTGTTTAACCaaatttatgtataatttatGATGTTTAAAAAACATGTACATATTCACTCAATGTTAGTGGGGGTAGCCATATCCCAtacaaatgttatttttttaatgaaaaagtaTTATGAATAATTCCAATCAGCAAGATATGCACTTAATCATATTTTCCCACAACTATGCCTTACAAATCAATATTAATTAGCaactaatattaattatgattaaatatgttttttatcttgtaatataattcaaaattagtttttattttcttgttcaaACTTTTAAACTATATAGATAATTATATTATGGAAATAATTGAAATGAACTTTTTATACGTAAAATTGACTCAATTTAAGATTTTACTTCATAATTCAATGAAAATAACTATATTAGACATAACTTTgcaactaaaataataataaattttgaattttttttaaatatattgataGTCTAAATTTGAACtagtaaaaaaacatttttttattataaataaaaaaaacaatattgatctctattaattaatattctatCTCCACTCTTTCAAATTAAGTATCATAGACTCTTAACATAAGCCCTATAAATTAATGACCATCAAATCCAATTTAAGTAGATCTAAATTATGTGACTAATCATTTAGTATAAATTTTGTGATCAACTTCCATCGAATTAGTGACAAGGAAATTAGTACTAGAGTAATTGAAACTTACTTAATGAATTAGAAGAATTTAAAACAATGTTCAGAAATTTCAACAGAAACTCcaaaaaaatatgaacaaaTGCAGTAGCAATTCTAAGtacattttttatatacattGATGGTATTTGAAATGGCCTGCAACAAAGTACAATGTTGGGTGGTTCAGCATTTATGCATAATTACTATTTGAACAACCCCATTTACCATCTTCTATTAAATCATCCTCTTCCCTCTCCTTTGGAACACATCTCAACTTCTTTTTCTTCAGTCTCTCAAACTTTTCATGGTGCCTCCCATGTTCATATTTAAACTGTTACCCTTATGGTTGCTTCTCAAATGGCTACACCATGCTTCATGAAATAGGTATACCTTCTCTATcaactcttttttcttttttcaatctTCCACATCACTGCTTTTGTTTCCTACATTTTAATGGATTTGTTCTGTTACTCACTTTTTTGGAGGCATTCATCAATAATTCCTTTTACTTGTTTAAATGTATGACAGGAATTCGCATCAGTTCAACAACTTTCCGTTTCGATTAATTTCTTATCAGGTTTGTCATGTTTCGCAACCAAATCTTTTTACCGAAGTCCTTCCACCAAGCTTTCAGATCCAATATTATCGGTGTGAAGTATATGTCCCAGGTGGTCTTTGAGTAATCGTTACCAAAATGTTTATCAAGCTGAAGTTTGCTTTGTTGGAGGGATTGCAACTTAGTATATTCGAtgactttaaaataaataaattttacaaaatttgaatctaatatattttcaattttgtaaaatttatttattttaaagtcaTCAAAATATATTGAGGTGCAATACCTCCAACAAAACAAACTTCCGTTTAAGAAACTTATTGGTAACGATTCCCAAAAATACAATAACCCGAAGATTACCTGGGACATATATTTCATATCGATAATATTTGATCTGAGAGTCTGATGAAAGAATTTAGTAAAAAGATTTGGTTGCGAAGCATTGGAGCATTGTTGAAAATGATACTCACGAAGACGTATGTTGTATTTGAGGCCTATTTGGAGTTGGGAATATTAGTAACCAAtatgtttttttcatttaattttagaTGGTTGGTCTATCTGTTTTTCTCCATTGGAAAGAGAGTGACCTTACACTTTCAAGAAGAATAATAGAATCTACACTTCTAttgtaattttgtttcttatattttacaaaatttacattttgaatcttatttttattttagtttttaataatccataatttaatttctatatatttttatgtaataatgcttctttaatatttaaattctttgtaactttatttaacttttagttttaaaaactattaaattaCATTTAGTAACAATTTTAAATAACTACTTTCCTGTGGACATCATACCTATCATCCCAATTTCACAATGTCTtgttcaaaataataaaaatttaaactgaaaaatatttttttttagataattaaaacatgaaaatttataaaaatatagaggtgaaagaaataattaaaagtttaaaaaaattacaaattatacaaaatataGAATCAAAATGCTAAGCATATCTAACATCTAAAAATGCATATTGTGATTGATCTATAATTTTATGTAGCACTTGATTCATTCTATGGGCTAATCTTTAATATCTTATACAACTCACAATCAATGatatatgtttaaatttttcTAATCCTTGTGGATTTTGCACCTTAATTAGGTATGAATTAATGTCAAGAATCAGTGCACAGGTTCCAAATTTCTTTAGCAATGATTTTGTGTGTGCAcacaaaattcattttaaatcattgtaatcaaacataaaaataaattaaaaaaaatttgaaacaaaCATGTGGGAGATAATTAAACCTTCTTCCCCACACGATACCATATAAATAAGGAATGCCAATATTTCTTAATATActcttaaatatatattttttttaattgaaattcatAATATCTTATAAAGCACGAGGTCaactatatattaaataattgcCTCCTTAGATTCTCTGTTTAACctaatttatgtataatttatGATGTTTTAAAACATGTACGTATTCACTCAATGTTAGTGGGGGTAGCCATATCCCATACAAatgttttttaatgaaaaagtaTTATGAATTATTCCAACTACGATCTAACTATATATTCTGCAATCAGCAAGATATGCACTTAATCATATTTTTCCACAACTATGCCTTACAAATCAATGTTAATTACCCACTAATATTTAACTAgggtttttctttatttattataacttgAAATTAGTTTTCGTTTTCTTATTTAAACTTTAATCATTTAGGTGATTATAGTgtgtaaataattaaaatgaatcATTCTACAtgtgaaattgatttaatttaaagttttatttcatcAATTCATTGAAAACAAATTACAAACAGTTATTGATCTCGACTCTTAAGCgacgtgagactatatattgaTCATACTGGAACAATAGCTTCAATCGAGGGTTAAGGGAACGAATTTACGATTCCCACATACGACATTATTGTTCTGATCTCAAGTTCGAAAGATAGCATCGTTAGGGTCAATTACCACATTCGAGAAGTATTGTTCGCTTTGGAGATCAGTACTCCATCACGATTTTGtccttaaacaattttttaatagattaaaaaaaaaaatatttaaattgccCATTAAGTCGACTAGTAAGTTATATAGTACCgtaactatattaattaatatccTCTCTCTCAGTTCAACCAAATTAACCTAATCAACCTTAaagatatatataattaaagcaCATGaacaaaaccaaaaccaaaagaaagaaTTCAGCAGCTACAAATTAGGTTTGACACACCAAATCCAACCAAaccaaaaagaaagaagaaaaatgaaagaagaaacaCTAGTGTTGTATCCTGCCCTAGGAAGAGGCCACATTGTTTCCATGGTTGAACTTGCCATCTTCATTCTCCAAACTCACCATTACTCCATCATCATCCTCCTCACCAATGGCTTCCTTGATCACCCCACCATCAATGCTTACATCCACCACATCTCCACCTCTCACCCTTCCATCTCCTTCCTCCACCTCCCCCCCACCCCACCTCCCACCTCCACCACCACCGTCAGCTTCGTCGCCAAACTCATGAACTTTATGAACAGCAACACCCATAATGTAACCACCACCCTCTCCCAAATCTCCAAAACCACCACCCTAAAAGCCTTCATAATCGACTTCTTTTGCTCCTCCGCAATGGAAGCAGCTTCTTCACTGGGAATCCCACTCTACTACTTCTTCACTTCCGGCGCCACCGTTCTCGCGCTCTTCTCGTACTTTCCGAAGCTCCACGAAAGTGGGAGCGTGTCGTTTAAGGATATGGTCGGGGTGGAACTGCGCGTGCCGGGCAACGCGCCCCTGAAGGCGGTGAAGTTGCCGGAACCCATGTTGGAGAGGGAGGACCCTGCGTACTGGCACGTGCTGGACTTCTGCACGCGCCTCTCGAAGGCCCGTGGGATTATTGTGAACACGTTCGCGGAGCTGGAGCCTGTGGCGGTGCAGGCCGTAGCAGACGGCGCGTGCTTTCCAGACGCGGAAAGTGCACCTCGTGTTTACTGTATCGGTCCCGTGATCGCGGAACCACAAGAATCAGGTACTATAAACGCCGTCGTGTTAAAATCATTTTCATTACAATTTATACTTATGGATTTTGACGAGGAAGTTGTAATTTATAATAgtagattttaaaaataaattttcagttattaaaattattttttaaataaaatcttaaaatcATGCTTAAAATGCAAGCAtagatttattatttaaatgaatAGAGTTtgagattaataaaaaaacacgaagtattttttgtcttttaggtcaattaagaaaagaaaaaattatgtgtcttagtatttaaattaataacatAAGAAGGTAAATAAAAGAGACACTAAAATGAGTCACTCATTtggaaaaaaaagataattgaTGAGTGGTTAAATTACTAATAGTCACTATAACCTGCAATTCAAACACTATTTATCATGTTTGAAGTAGTTAATTAGAGATTTAAGATTCATAAAAAGAGTTCAAAAACATTGGATGAATGTATAAGTATATTAACGTGACCACTTCATACTAAAGATATTATGATTTCTGACATAAATTTAATAGTAGGATATGattcataataaaattaacaaaattagttaaaatatgttataaaagtaaaatacaagataaatattaaatgattttacctcttaattattttttggaataattttctcttcttttcctttttttcatataaatggTTTTACTTCATTTTTAATACCAAagtcaaaataatatatataacatataattcaattataaattaagataaaatttatataatatacatCAAcaatattctgaaaaaaaaaaaattataatcaaataattttttttttgaaatcatCTAAAAATTTAGCTTCCATGACTACAACTTATTCTTTTAATTAGTTTTACTTCCGCTTGcacttttaactttttttctatcttttatattctttatgttttgaaattcaatttaaacttttttataatttgattgtGTATACTagtatgaaaattttaaaataatatgctATTTTTATATACTTggaatatatactataatatGTTAGTACACTATAATTTATTTggttagtttaaatttttaattattttaatgttttaaagtCATTTTCttagacaattttttttattgtatttataaaaCCAACGCGTAGAAGTGAGAACCAAATCCCTCGCTTTTGAACTAACCCTTTTAATCTTTCTAGACCCTTCTGAACcctaataattaattttttttacttttcgaTATTTTTCATCCTAATAAATGAGGTATATGTGTAAttgtataagaaaataaatcagAGAACACTGTAGAAGAAAGTCGTGGAAGTGTTGCGCATTTATTGGTGACGGTGGCTCTTTTTATAAATCTTCCTTTTCCATTTAAATATGAGTT includes:
- the LOC137834614 gene encoding UDP-glycosyltransferase 88F5-like isoform X1 encodes the protein MKEETLVLYPALGRGHIVSMVELAIFILQTHHYSIIILLTNGFLDHPTINAYIHHISTSHPSISFLHLPPTPPPTSTTTVSFVAKLMNFMNSNTHNVTTTLSQISKTTTLKAFIIDFFCSSAMEAASSLGIPLYYFFTSGATVLALFSYFPKLHESGSVSFKDMVGVELRVPGNAPLKAVKLPEPMLEREDPAYWHVLDFCTRLSKARGIIVNTFAELEPVAVQAVADGACFPDAESAPRVYCIGPVIAEPQESEGAAGTESKECLRWLDEQPSRSVVYLCFGSRGSFSVSQLGEIAKGLERSGKRFLWVVKKPLEEDGAKQGQELAKPGDEFDLASVLPNGFLERTKERGMVVKAWAPQVEVLSRDSVGGFVSHCGWNSVLEGVVAGVPMVAWPLYAEQHVNREVMVGEMKVAVAVNEREEDGLVSGEEVEKRVREVMECKEIRERSVKLKHMALAAVSDFGSSTTALANLVHSWT